CGTCATGGTGGGCGACAAGGTTCAGGCGGAATGCAAGGTGGTGACGATGGAGCCGCGCGGCGATGGCTGGCTTGGTGTGCTTGATGTGACCGTGACCAAAGAAGGTGCCGAGCGCCCGGCGATGACCGCGGAATGGCTCTGCCTGTTCAAGGAGGGTGATCTTGACCAGTAACGCCCCCAGCCCCGCAACCGGCACAATCCCCCGGCTGGACCGGATTACCGATTATGTCACCTATTGGGCAAGCGAGACGCCCGACGCTCCGGCCTATCGCTTTGACGGCGAGACGCAGAGCTATGTCGAATTGTCCGCCTCGGTGGATCGTTGGGCGCGCGCGATGCTGGCCTGTGGTATCGGCCCCGGTGATCGTGTGGCGATGCTGTCGACCCCGCGACCGGAATTTTTCATCTCGTTCCTTGCCGCCACGTCGATCGGGGCGGTCTGGGTCGGGCTGAACCCGAAATATACCGAGGCAGAAATCGCCCGCCCGCTGGCCGATGCCACGCCATCTCTGGTGATTTCATTGCACAGCTTTGAGGGGGTGAATCTGACCGAGACGCTGTCGGATGCGGTGCGCGTGGCCAAGGTTTCGCCATCGCTCGTGGTGTTCGGTGGGCAAGCGTCGGGTTTCGAAGACGTTGAGGCTTTCCTGAGTAAGGGCGATGGCGTTTCGACCGTGACGTTGCAGGCCGCACGCGATGCGGTTGGGCGCGACGATGCGGCGCTGATTGTCTATACTTCGGGCTCTACGGGTGTGCCCAAGGGCGCGATGCTGGCCCATCGTGGGTTGTGTCATGGCTATCCGGTGCAAAGTGCGCATTTCGGGCTGATAGGGGCTTCGATCCTGTGCAACCTGCCGATCAACCATATCGGCTGTGTCGGTGATCTGAGCTGTGGTCCTTTGGTGGCGGGCGGCACATTGGTGTTTATGGAGCGGTTTGATCCGCAGGCCATTCTTGATGCGGTTGTCGCGGGCGAAATTGATTGTCTTTTGGGCGTGCCGACAATCTTGCAAATCATCTCGGAACTGCCCGGTTTCGAGGAGGCGGATTTCAGCCAAATGCGGTTGGTGTGCTGGGGTGGCGCGGCGCTGGCGACCAATGTTCTGGCGCGGTACCGAGCCAAGGGATGTCCGTTGGGATTGACCTATGGCATGTCTGAATTGCCCGGTTCGATCACCATGTCGGCTCTGAACGCAGATGACCGCGAGCTTACGCAGACCGTCGGCCGCCCGGTGGAGCCATTGGATATCCGGCTGATCAAGGATGACGGAAGCATCTGTGCCATCGACGAGGAAGGCGAGGTTTGTCTTCGTCATGAGAGCTTGTTGTTGGGGTATTACAACCGCGAAGATGCCACGCGCGAAGCCTATGATGACGAGGGATACTTTCGCACCGGTGATGTGGGTGTGATGGAGCCGCAGGGCACCATCCGTCTGGTTGGGCGAAAGAAAGAGATGTTCAAGTCGGGCGGATACAATGTCTATCCGCGCGAAATCGAAATGGTTCTGGAATCCCATCCGTCGATTGCCACCGCCGCCGTGGTGGCCGTGTCTGATGCCAAATGGCAAGAAGTTGGTTGGGCGTTTGTCCTTGCGCCCGGATGTAGCGATCCTGATGTGTTGCAGGCCGAGTTGAACCAGTTGTGCCAGGCGCAATTGGCCAACTATAAACGGCCCAAGCGCATCGTTGTGCGGGCTGAATTACCGATGCTGCCAATCGGCAAGGTCGACAAGGTTCGCTTGAAGCAAGAGGCGGGGGCTGCGGCGTTCTGACCCGAGGCATTCATGCGCAGGCCTCCGGTTTTGACGCTGGCGGTGGTCTATCAGGCGCAACGATTGGTTTGAATCCGAGCGTGCAACCGCGAAAACGAACAAAGCCCCTGCAATGCAGGGGCCAGTTACGAGTTCAACTGGTATTCCGGGGATTGGGTGAGAGGCTGGACAACGACCCAAGCGGGGCTCGTTACGGTTGCTTCCTTCCGGACCTGGCCGGGTTGGCGAGGCGCCTGCCCGCGCCAACCTCTCAGGGGGTGATATAAGCCGGGCGAATTGGATTCGCAAGGTGAGGCTTGCTCAGAGCGTGATTTCGAACCGGGCAAAGCCTTTGGGGGTATCGCCGAGGTCTTGGAGAGGGGGCAGCACCGGGTCATCGAGATAGGCGCGGGCCTGGGGTGCGGTATCGAACCAGGCGGTCGCGCCTTGCATTGGCGCGAATGACCAGACCCGTTGTACAGTCCGCCTGAGAGGGCTGGAACGGCGGATGAAATCGAGCAGGATGCTGCGGCTCGACAAAGGGGCCTCGTAAACGATTTCCGGTGATGGGCTGTTGTCGGGTGCGAACAGATCAAGACCGATGCCGTAGGCGCGAAAGCTGTTGGTGGCGAGCAGGAATTCATCGTTGTCGTGAACCGGACGCCCCTGCCAGCGGAGGTTGCGGATACGGCGGGCCTGTGGGTTGGCGAGGGTGAACTTGGCGTTGAAGCGAGGCGGTTTTGAAAGGTCGATCTCGTAGGTCAGGCCGCAGATCACTTCAAACTGATACCCCGGAAAATGTTCGTTGAGCAGAGGGGTGTTGGCGGTCTGACCCGGCGTGATCTGGTTGAACAGGCTGGCGCTGTGTTCGAGCCAATCGCACAGGCGGGCACCCGAGAGATGCAGGGCGCAGAGCGTGTTGGGGTAGTAATAGAGATCGGCCAGACTTCGGCGGGTCAATGGGCCGACGGGGATGTGGGTATAATGCTGCGGGCCTGATCGGCGTCCGGTCTTGAGCGGTGCGGCGGAGGAGAGGATCGGCAGGCCGTCGAGCGCAGTATTCTTGATTGCGTAGGCGAGGTAATCACTCTGAGCTTCGGCCACCAGTTGCACCGCCGCGTCATTGGCAACCAGCGAGAAGAAACTGTGCAGCGACGTCGCGGTTTCACCGGCGGGTTGCCGGATATGGCGCAGTGTGGCGCGGTGGTCTTCTTCGGTTGTGGTGAGCAGGTTTGGATCTTCGGAAGTGGTGTGGATCATCTGCCCGTTGGCGTCGCGGCGCGAGAGCGGCAACGCCTTGGCGCGCGAACCGGTCAGTCGCCACGCGCCGGTGCCATCGCGGGCAAGATCGAGATCGAGTTGACCCAGATGATTGCCCCAGAAGCCCGGCATCAATACCGGCTTGCCATGGATCAACCCGCGTACAGCGTCGATGGCGGGGTGTGTTGGCGCGGCGCAGGAGGGAAAAACCATGTGGGTGTGGCCGCCCAGCACGACATCGACATCATCGAGCGCGGCCAAGGCGATCAGAGCGTTTTCCGCATTTTGGGCCGGGGCCTTGGGGTCGATCCCGCTGTGGGCCAGAACGATCACCAAATCGGCGCCCGACGCACGGGCAAGAGCGGCCTGTTCGCGAACGGATTGCACCATGTCAGTGACGGTGAAACGCCCCGAAAGGCTATGATCCCAAGCTAGGGATTGTGGCGGCAGACAGCCGATAACAGCAATGGTGATGTCACAAGGCTTGCCGTTCTTGTCGGTCAATTCGCGATTGAGGCGGATGAAGGGATTGAAAATCGGGCCGCCCGTATCATCCGTGTTGACCGCGTCAAGAAAATTGGCCGAAACGATTGGGAAGCTGGCCTTTTCCAGCGTATCAAACAGGAAATCCGCGCCGTGATTGAAATCATGGTTGCCGATGGTCGCGGCGTCATAGTCGAGCGTATTCATCGCGGCGATCATTGGGTGCGTTGCGTCGCAGCGATCATGCGCGCGCTCGGCGGCGAAATCGCAGACCGGCGAGCCTTGGAGGAAATCACCACAGTCAAACAGCAGGCTATTGGCAGCTTGGGCACGGGCGGTGCGGATCAGCGTTGCCGTGCGCGACAAGCCCATCACGTGGCTCGGCTCGTCCGCGAGGTAATCAAAGCCACGCAGGGCGCCGTGCAGGTTGCTGGTTTGCAGTATCCGCAAACGAAGCATGTTGAGCGTTCTCGGGCTGGGCGCCTGGCCGGGGACAAAACTGAGGTCGTTCAAAACTCTGCAAACCCCCTGAAACCGTGAGATTGATGGCCGCTGATGAACTGGGCAGCCCGCAAATGGCTATTCGAGGTTAAAAGGAGGATAAAGAAATCACAAGAATTGAGGGAGTTACGAAAACTATGATCAATTTTAAGTAGATTTACGGTCACAGTCGGCGGTGGCGGTTTTGCTGCGCGGGGCGGGCGTGGGGAGCGAGAGGGCGAAGCGCGGATTGTTCCTTGCGAAGAAAAATGCGACAGGAAAAGATGCAGGGTCGGTGAAATGGGCGAGAGGCAACAATGAAGATTGCAGAGACGGTAACCTTCGGAGGGTCCGGGCTGGACCGTGCAGCGCATATTCGTGGTGATGCGGCGGCTTTAGAGGCGGCAAAGCGTGACGCGGGGGCGCAGAGCCTTGTGCTTTGGCGCGGCAAGCCGCTTTTGCGCGGGGACGGCAGGACGCAGCTTGTGAAGCTGAAAATGGGTCACGCGTTGTTTGGTGAAACCAAGGTGCCGCCGATTTTCCTGGGACTTGAGGAGGAGAACACGCCGATCTTTGCCCATGATGTTTCGGGTTGGGAGCCAGAGGCGCTGAACCGCGAAGAGATGGGCGTCTTTGTTGATCAGACGGAACAGCAGCACCCGTTGGGCCCCGAGGACGCTGCATTTTGTGAGTTGCGTGGCGTGATGGCGCGGCTGGGTGCGCGCGATGCCGAGCTGATTGTGACGGCAAAGGCGATGTTCAGC
This window of the Rhodobacteraceae bacterium LMO-JJ12 genome carries:
- a CDS encoding acyl--CoA ligase, which encodes MTSNAPSPATGTIPRLDRITDYVTYWASETPDAPAYRFDGETQSYVELSASVDRWARAMLACGIGPGDRVAMLSTPRPEFFISFLAATSIGAVWVGLNPKYTEAEIARPLADATPSLVISLHSFEGVNLTETLSDAVRVAKVSPSLVVFGGQASGFEDVEAFLSKGDGVSTVTLQAARDAVGRDDAALIVYTSGSTGVPKGAMLAHRGLCHGYPVQSAHFGLIGASILCNLPINHIGCVGDLSCGPLVAGGTLVFMERFDPQAILDAVVAGEIDCLLGVPTILQIISELPGFEEADFSQMRLVCWGGAALATNVLARYRAKGCPLGLTYGMSELPGSITMSALNADDRELTQTVGRPVEPLDIRLIKDDGSICAIDEEGEVCLRHESLLLGYYNREDATREAYDDEGYFRTGDVGVMEPQGTIRLVGRKKEMFKSGGYNVYPREIEMVLESHPSIATAAVVAVSDAKWQEVGWAFVLAPGCSDPDVLQAELNQLCQAQLANYKRPKRIVVRAELPMLPIGKVDKVRLKQEAGAAAF
- a CDS encoding bifunctional 2',3'-cyclic-nucleotide 2'-phosphodiesterase/3'-nucleotidase, encoding MLRLRILQTSNLHGALRGFDYLADEPSHVMGLSRTATLIRTARAQAANSLLFDCGDFLQGSPVCDFAAERAHDRCDATHPMIAAMNTLDYDAATIGNHDFNHGADFLFDTLEKASFPIVSANFLDAVNTDDTGGPIFNPFIRLNRELTDKNGKPCDITIAVIGCLPPQSLAWDHSLSGRFTVTDMVQSVREQAALARASGADLVIVLAHSGIDPKAPAQNAENALIALAALDDVDVVLGGHTHMVFPSCAAPTHPAIDAVRGLIHGKPVLMPGFWGNHLGQLDLDLARDGTGAWRLTGSRAKALPLSRRDANGQMIHTTSEDPNLLTTTEEDHRATLRHIRQPAGETATSLHSFFSLVANDAAVQLVAEAQSDYLAYAIKNTALDGLPILSSAAPLKTGRRSGPQHYTHIPVGPLTRRSLADLYYYPNTLCALHLSGARLCDWLEHSASLFNQITPGQTANTPLLNEHFPGYQFEVICGLTYEIDLSKPPRFNAKFTLANPQARRIRNLRWQGRPVHDNDEFLLATNSFRAYGIGLDLFAPDNSPSPEIVYEAPLSSRSILLDFIRRSSPLRRTVQRVWSFAPMQGATAWFDTAPQARAYLDDPVLPPLQDLGDTPKGFARFEITL